The following are encoded in a window of Pelagicoccus enzymogenes genomic DNA:
- a CDS encoding glycoside hydrolase family 97 protein, which yields MTLGLCAKALAAVEVNSPNGHLSVRIDQTEEGLSYSVRSGDVSVLEQSRLGLETSIGNFGAGLEFVSSEESAVSESYRLPNGKTSFVDYEANELVATYANDRGDQLSVVFRVSDSDVAYRYRVNSEERHRVVVESEQSSFNLPDESTAFVTWQVPWGGGYAATKPSYEEGYLVDVPVDTKSHTGLGFTFPALFKLDSEGWLLISETGTTSQYVGTRLSDPNEEGEYRIAFPEAAENAGVGESTVSVSLPMQTPWRTITFGKTLAPIVESTVATDLVKPLYEPSKYYRPGRAAWSWLVWQDGSMNREDQVAFIDMAAALDFEYILIDAWWDERIGREGMKDLVEYARSKDVGVLLWYNSNGSWNDAPQTPRNRMASAPIRQEEMEWLQSIGVEGLKVDFFGGDKQVTMKFYEDLMTDANRYGLSLNFHGATLPRGWERMYPNHMTSEAVTASENLIFSQGFSDKEAFNSTLFPFVRNPVGAMDYGPVVLNERFSKSPERGNFRRTTDAFQLATSVLYFSPIQHYGLTPNNLDEQPAHVLDFFRVVPAAWDETRFVDGYPGEKVVLARRSGEDWYVAATHSSEESKAYELSLPWLAGKTLRMLHDLPDGTVGLKEAVVGDDGSLVVELEARGGVVLY from the coding sequence ATGACACTAGGGCTTTGCGCAAAAGCCCTGGCTGCAGTGGAGGTGAATTCTCCGAATGGGCATCTGTCCGTTCGGATCGATCAGACCGAGGAAGGGCTCAGCTATTCTGTGCGTTCTGGCGATGTCTCCGTGTTGGAACAATCGCGTTTGGGATTGGAGACCAGTATCGGAAACTTCGGCGCGGGATTGGAATTCGTTTCGTCAGAGGAATCTGCGGTTTCGGAGAGCTACCGGCTGCCGAATGGAAAAACGAGTTTCGTTGATTACGAGGCGAACGAGCTTGTTGCGACTTACGCTAACGACCGTGGCGATCAGCTATCGGTCGTCTTTCGCGTATCCGATTCCGACGTTGCCTATCGATATCGAGTCAACAGCGAGGAGAGGCATCGCGTCGTGGTAGAGAGCGAGCAGTCGAGCTTCAACCTGCCGGATGAATCGACCGCCTTCGTGACGTGGCAAGTGCCATGGGGCGGTGGATACGCGGCCACTAAGCCCAGCTACGAGGAAGGGTATTTGGTGGATGTGCCGGTGGATACGAAGTCGCATACAGGCCTTGGCTTTACTTTCCCCGCTTTGTTCAAGCTGGATTCCGAAGGCTGGCTTCTCATCTCGGAGACGGGTACCACCAGCCAGTATGTGGGCACTCGCTTGAGCGATCCGAACGAAGAAGGCGAGTACCGCATCGCATTTCCCGAGGCCGCTGAGAATGCGGGAGTCGGGGAGAGCACCGTTTCGGTTTCACTGCCAATGCAGACGCCTTGGCGCACCATTACCTTTGGCAAAACGCTTGCTCCGATCGTCGAGTCTACGGTAGCGACCGACCTTGTGAAGCCATTGTACGAGCCGTCGAAATACTATCGCCCGGGAAGGGCGGCGTGGAGTTGGCTCGTTTGGCAGGACGGGAGCATGAACCGCGAGGATCAAGTGGCGTTTATCGATATGGCGGCTGCATTAGATTTTGAATACATCCTCATTGACGCTTGGTGGGACGAACGTATCGGTCGCGAAGGCATGAAGGATCTTGTCGAATACGCCCGATCGAAGGATGTCGGCGTCTTGCTTTGGTACAATTCCAACGGTTCATGGAACGACGCGCCCCAGACGCCGCGCAACCGTATGGCTTCCGCTCCGATCAGGCAGGAAGAGATGGAGTGGCTGCAGTCCATCGGAGTTGAAGGCTTGAAGGTGGATTTCTTCGGCGGCGACAAGCAGGTGACCATGAAATTCTACGAGGATCTTATGACCGATGCCAACCGCTACGGACTCTCGTTGAACTTCCACGGTGCAACCCTGCCACGCGGATGGGAACGTATGTATCCAAATCACATGACAAGCGAAGCGGTCACGGCTTCGGAGAATTTGATCTTTAGTCAGGGCTTTTCCGACAAGGAGGCCTTTAACAGTACCTTGTTCCCCTTCGTTCGCAACCCCGTCGGGGCGATGGACTACGGTCCTGTGGTTCTCAACGAGCGGTTTTCCAAGTCTCCGGAGCGAGGCAATTTCCGCCGCACCACGGATGCGTTTCAGCTCGCAACCTCGGTGCTCTACTTTTCGCCGATCCAACACTACGGCCTAACGCCGAACAACTTGGATGAACAACCCGCCCATGTGCTCGATTTCTTCCGTGTGGTTCCAGCTGCTTGGGACGAGACCCGCTTTGTCGACGGCTATCCGGGAGAAAAGGTCGTACTGGCTCGCCGTTCAGGTGAGGATTGGTACGTCGCAGCGACGCATTCTAGTGAGGAATCGAAGGCATACGAACTCTCGCTTCCGTGGCTAGCTGGCAAGACCCTTCGTATGCTGCACGACCTGCCAGACGGAACGGTAGGGCTGAAAGAGGCTGTCGTGGGAGACGATGGTAGTCTGGTTGTGGAGCTGGAAGCGCGCGGAGGCGTGGTACTTTACTGA
- a CDS encoding alpha/beta hydrolase, which translates to MLKKISLFLVFLQFYCCYCLGQNDGAEEARRNLGREIVLGPADVRFYPEPPENYRLRRDGIDRGSIEAFRYQSGVTQTERLANVYLPPNYNEAKRYPVLYLLHGIGGDETEWIRFTQPNVILDNLIAEGKAEEMIIVLPNGRALPNDRAEGEIFSPEKIEGFAKFERDLIDYLIPAIEAKYSVLSDRESRALAGLSMGGGQTLNFCLNNLDTFAWLGAFSAAPNTKPNEELFPPSEEIASQLKLFYLSCGNKDGLINVSQRVQRYLAAEKIPHVWHVDDFGHDAEHWGSNLYNFVQRLFK; encoded by the coding sequence ATGCTAAAAAAAATCTCTCTATTTCTCGTTTTCCTACAATTTTATTGCTGCTACTGTTTGGGGCAAAACGATGGAGCGGAAGAAGCTCGTCGGAATTTAGGGCGCGAAATTGTGCTGGGGCCTGCAGATGTACGGTTTTACCCTGAGCCACCCGAAAACTATCGTTTACGGCGCGATGGCATTGATCGGGGTTCCATCGAAGCGTTTCGTTACCAATCAGGAGTGACCCAGACAGAACGATTGGCTAACGTGTATCTGCCTCCTAACTACAATGAAGCAAAGAGGTATCCGGTCCTATACTTGCTGCATGGCATCGGGGGTGACGAAACGGAGTGGATTCGCTTTACTCAGCCCAATGTGATCCTGGACAACCTCATTGCCGAAGGGAAAGCTGAGGAAATGATCATTGTACTCCCTAACGGTAGGGCGTTGCCTAATGACCGGGCGGAGGGAGAGATTTTTTCCCCGGAGAAGATCGAGGGCTTTGCGAAATTCGAGCGGGATCTTATAGACTATCTCATCCCAGCAATCGAAGCGAAATACTCGGTGTTAAGTGACCGTGAGAGCAGAGCTCTCGCTGGCTTGTCTATGGGTGGCGGGCAGACGCTAAACTTTTGCCTCAACAATTTGGATACGTTCGCTTGGCTGGGAGCGTTTTCAGCTGCACCAAACACCAAGCCCAATGAGGAGTTGTTTCCTCCTTCGGAAGAAATTGCGTCGCAACTCAAGCTCTTCTACTTGTCCTGTGGCAATAAGGATGGGCTGATCAACGTTTCGCAGCGGGTCCAGCGTTACCTTGCTGCGGAGAAGATTCCTCACGTTTGGCATGTAGACGACTTTGGCCATGATGCTGAGCACTGGGGCAGCAATTTGTATAACTTCGTCCAACGCCTTTTTAAATAG
- a CDS encoding glycoside hydrolase family 95 protein, which produces MPHRSILISLALASFAPLLVAKNSTLLRYDEPGQFEPLSEGLPIGNGNTGALVMGRAADERIVLNHDTLWAGGPYDPSYPEAAEALPKIRELLFQNKHSEAQALVQRSFMAKPMRQMSYQSMADLLMKVPGHEVVEDYERSLDLTKALATVSYVKDGVRFTRESFASAPDGVLVFRIQADQPSSVDVTLQLDSLHDGARQSYWAEGMRIAGRNSPSEGIESGLRWEVEVSVKREGGWALPGDGYLKIRDADSVTLLVAADTSYVNWKDVSGDPHERNAAKVVAASGYEYEELKSRHIADYQSLYDRVELNLESPRPDLSRRPTDARIATFSQDNDPATAEMYFNFARYLLISCSRPGSQPANLQGLWNDKLSAPWGSKYTININTEMNYWAAQVVQLGECVEPLAAMLHELSESGQRTARNFYNASGWVTHHNTDLWRATAPIDGAFWGMWPMGGAWLSLFLWERYEFSGDIATLREDYPVLKGAAQFFLDTLVEDPRTGYLVTAPSNSPENAHHAGVTNAAGPTMDNAILRDLFRAVGRASEVLEVDAAFRDEVKATALRLSPFKIGEAGQLQEWQFDWDLGAPEMDHRHISHLYALHPSNQISPLTTPELTKAARRSLELRGDEGTGWSLAWKVNFWARLLEGERAHDLLELLISPGYCYTNMFDAHPPFQIDGNFGGANGITEMLLQSHLEDEAGVPMIQLLPALPASWPAGSLRGFKTRSGFTVDMAWEGGELKSALVRADRDGSVTFVLGEKRERFDLKKGDGIKLSEGLDSAEILR; this is translated from the coding sequence ATGCCCCATCGCTCAATTCTCATTTCCCTCGCGCTGGCGAGCTTCGCTCCGCTGCTCGTAGCTAAAAATTCAACTTTGCTCCGGTACGACGAGCCGGGGCAGTTCGAGCCATTGTCCGAGGGATTACCGATCGGCAACGGCAACACAGGCGCCCTGGTAATGGGGCGCGCGGCGGACGAGCGAATCGTGCTCAATCACGATACGCTCTGGGCAGGCGGCCCTTACGATCCGAGCTATCCCGAGGCAGCAGAAGCGTTGCCGAAAATCCGAGAGCTGCTGTTTCAAAACAAGCACAGCGAGGCTCAGGCCTTGGTGCAGCGTTCCTTCATGGCGAAGCCGATGCGGCAGATGAGTTATCAGTCTATGGCGGACCTTCTGATGAAGGTGCCTGGGCACGAGGTCGTCGAAGACTACGAGCGTTCCCTCGATTTGACCAAAGCCCTTGCCACCGTGAGTTACGTGAAGGATGGGGTGCGATTCACCCGAGAGAGCTTTGCCAGCGCGCCCGATGGTGTGCTTGTGTTTCGAATACAAGCGGACCAGCCCTCGAGCGTGGATGTGACCTTGCAGTTGGACTCCTTGCACGATGGGGCTCGCCAATCCTATTGGGCCGAGGGAATGAGAATTGCCGGCAGAAACAGTCCAAGCGAGGGGATCGAGTCGGGTTTGCGGTGGGAAGTGGAAGTGTCGGTCAAGAGAGAGGGTGGCTGGGCGCTTCCTGGGGATGGGTATTTGAAAATCCGTGACGCAGATAGCGTAACGCTGCTGGTGGCTGCGGACACGAGTTACGTAAACTGGAAGGACGTCAGCGGCGACCCGCATGAGCGGAACGCCGCGAAGGTCGTTGCCGCGTCTGGCTATGAATACGAGGAACTGAAGTCCCGACACATTGCCGACTACCAATCCTTGTACGATCGTGTGGAGCTGAATCTCGAGAGTCCGCGACCCGACTTGTCTCGGCGTCCGACCGATGCCCGCATTGCTACTTTCTCGCAGGACAATGACCCAGCGACGGCGGAGATGTACTTCAACTTTGCCCGCTACCTGCTGATCTCCTGTTCCCGGCCCGGATCGCAGCCTGCGAACTTGCAGGGGCTTTGGAACGACAAGCTTTCGGCCCCTTGGGGGAGCAAGTATACGATCAACATCAATACGGAGATGAACTACTGGGCGGCTCAGGTGGTACAGTTGGGCGAGTGCGTAGAGCCGCTTGCCGCGATGTTGCATGAGCTCTCGGAGTCGGGGCAGCGAACGGCCAGGAATTTCTATAATGCCTCGGGCTGGGTCACGCATCACAACACCGACCTCTGGCGGGCGACTGCTCCGATCGATGGAGCGTTTTGGGGGATGTGGCCGATGGGCGGAGCCTGGTTGAGCCTCTTCCTGTGGGAGCGTTACGAATTTAGCGGGGATATCGCCACGCTTCGAGAAGACTATCCAGTGCTGAAAGGGGCGGCTCAATTTTTCTTGGATACGCTCGTTGAAGATCCAAGAACTGGATACTTGGTGACTGCCCCTTCAAATTCACCGGAGAATGCTCACCACGCAGGGGTGACCAACGCGGCAGGCCCCACCATGGATAATGCAATCCTAAGGGACCTGTTTCGGGCGGTTGGGCGAGCGAGCGAGGTCTTAGAGGTGGATGCCGCTTTTCGCGACGAGGTAAAAGCGACCGCTCTGCGCCTCAGCCCTTTCAAGATCGGCGAGGCCGGGCAGTTGCAGGAGTGGCAGTTCGATTGGGACTTGGGAGCTCCGGAAATGGATCACCGTCACATTTCCCACCTTTATGCGTTGCACCCGAGCAACCAGATTTCTCCGCTCACGACCCCTGAGCTAACGAAGGCGGCTCGTAGGAGCCTAGAGCTGCGCGGCGACGAGGGAACGGGCTGGAGCTTGGCATGGAAGGTAAACTTCTGGGCGCGTCTCCTCGAAGGCGAGCGCGCTCACGACCTCTTGGAGCTTCTGATCAGTCCAGGCTATTGCTATACCAACATGTTCGACGCCCACCCACCGTTTCAGATAGACGGTAATTTTGGCGGTGCCAACGGCATCACCGAGATGCTGTTGCAATCCCACCTCGAGGATGAGGCGGGTGTGCCAATGATTCAACTACTGCCGGCTTTGCCCGCCTCCTGGCCTGCGGGCTCGCTCCGAGGGTTCAAGACGCGGAGCGGTTTCACGGTAGATATGGCATGGGAAGGCGGAGAACTGAAGTCAGCGCTGGTTCGCGCGGATCGGGACGGTTCCGTGACCTTTGTTTTAGGGGAGAAGCGGGAGCGCTTCGATTTGAAAAAGGGCGATGGGATCAAATTGAGCGAGGGATTGGATTCTGCTGAAATCCTTCGCTAG
- a CDS encoding family 43 glycosylhydrolase, giving the protein MTVRILVNVFLLGLALHSPSQVALAWQADQGDGRFTNPVLYADYPDPDIIRVGDDFYMVSTTFVDVPGIRILHSEDLVNWEIAGHAAIEVDGGAAYDLESGTAYREGYWACSLRYNEGIFYVLVNPTFGNARLYYSDDVEGDWQYHQLDRPAYDPGLFFDDDGKGYIFSGHSEMTLMELSEDYSQVVSQSNNVFDAGGEGAHVIKRGNYYYVFNANPSVWPFQLRCSRSHNLAGPWETGRVVLTATSGGHQGSVVQLQDGSWFGFVHQDKGAIGRTPNLGPVFWEDDWPVFGTPDNRNVILDTVDKPIIGKAIKEPATSDGFSSSTLGLQWQWNHNPDESKWSLSERPGFLRLRPLRADRFWNAKNTLTQKGQGPQSHGIVKLDISNLKSGDRAGFGVLGKVNANVFVEVDSEGDKWLRSSFENRGVGRHDGAVPIAVEANAIYLRTDLDFEEEVGICSYSYDGVTWTRFGGIFTLGFDITHSTFQGQKYSIFCYNTETDSSAGYVDVDSFELGDDASELSMQRGRAVLNQAGTTFVADNGQLIRGPFASTEWGNPPPRENLAQLKELGLNAVHLYGEVFDPDYPAEGSQGPGYSASRMDQMVEMTRELGLYLVITIGNGANNGDYNYDYIIDFWDFYAPRYADETHVIFEIQNEPVAWTPPYSQSVLEMEVDAYNTIRSHAPDTPVLLMTYAVFSNWEAALSDLSKIHDDIDWSNAAVAFHGYAGHEETTPALEKMLEAGYPMFMTEFTTSEWGYSLDHIDLEMTASLERLGISWLNFLHVPPNFINEAINDPTAYSDILNRSGLGWVPDFGEWPVQRGVFGNQGLPRETVGEWINNKLTGTLRVEAEDFDTGGQGIAYNDLDNTNNHGEYRPDEGVDIRSVSDGGSGFAVRSAEPGEWLEYTVFVKEPGLYALKVRYAAVSSSTIRMDFNGIDATGPIAMPSTGGSSVWGTVESVVFLDYGQQKVRTEVESGGIDLNWFELTPVSDGPVPDGTYRFVNRKSGHSIGVDLGSYELVQETYQGSGQEWQLTHLGAGNYHVRWANQNLKWSVGLEQDNDDPMEVVPWTDLLRNRRVLITPSADGFFRLRSAVSGLTVVPMAASVDEDAAVVQYVYDGSASQLWAIQSDASVPFPLGLSVGTVETGNQLTWGATEGASSYNVKRSPVSGGPYTDIASGVTQTSYVDSDVEEGDVWFYIVSAQINGAESLESAEAKSSPPLLYASFGFDASSGTSVVDSSVSGWEGALAGDASWASGRDGNAVQLHGGDGHVLLPEGIVSELDEITISTWAYLDERHFWSRIFDFGSGTGNYLFLTPNGGGGTVRFAITDGSGEQVVDGSEPLPLGEWLHLAVTMKGSLAILYVNGEEVGRNGEMTLNPSSLGVTSQNYIGRSQWPDPYLEGRVDDFRIYSKALDAEGVVAVMQEDVRPELDPAEANAVRFLFDQSHLRITLNNTISGRRYQVENSETLLDSDWEPVGTLETGTGEALNWNIPLDSDKPVLFYRLRIER; this is encoded by the coding sequence ATGACTGTACGCATATTAGTAAACGTATTCCTTCTCGGTCTCGCTTTGCACAGTCCGTCTCAGGTAGCCCTTGCTTGGCAGGCGGATCAGGGAGATGGCAGGTTTACGAACCCCGTGCTCTACGCCGACTATCCTGATCCGGATATCATTCGAGTCGGCGACGATTTTTACATGGTATCGACCACCTTTGTGGACGTGCCGGGGATTCGAATCCTGCATTCGGAAGATCTTGTCAACTGGGAGATCGCGGGGCATGCCGCGATCGAGGTTGATGGTGGCGCTGCCTATGACTTGGAGAGCGGCACCGCTTATCGAGAAGGTTATTGGGCGTGTAGTCTGCGTTACAATGAGGGGATTTTTTATGTGTTAGTGAACCCGACTTTTGGTAATGCTCGACTCTATTACAGCGATGATGTGGAGGGTGACTGGCAATACCACCAGCTGGATCGCCCTGCCTATGATCCAGGTCTCTTCTTCGATGATGACGGCAAGGGCTATATCTTCAGCGGCCATTCCGAGATGACGCTAATGGAATTGAGCGAAGACTACTCGCAAGTGGTTTCGCAATCGAACAATGTTTTCGACGCAGGAGGTGAGGGGGCTCACGTGATCAAGCGGGGAAACTACTATTACGTATTCAATGCAAATCCTAGTGTATGGCCCTTTCAACTACGGTGTTCCCGATCTCATAATCTGGCGGGTCCTTGGGAAACCGGCAGAGTGGTGTTAACGGCGACAAGCGGTGGGCATCAAGGATCTGTTGTCCAGTTGCAGGATGGCTCTTGGTTTGGATTCGTTCATCAAGACAAGGGGGCCATTGGTCGAACTCCAAACTTAGGGCCCGTTTTTTGGGAAGACGATTGGCCAGTCTTCGGTACGCCGGATAATCGGAACGTGATTTTGGATACAGTCGATAAGCCCATTATAGGAAAGGCAATAAAGGAGCCAGCCACCTCGGATGGCTTTTCAAGTTCGACCTTAGGATTACAGTGGCAGTGGAATCACAATCCTGACGAAAGCAAATGGTCTTTAAGCGAACGCCCAGGCTTCTTAAGGCTTCGTCCTCTCCGAGCGGATCGCTTCTGGAATGCGAAGAACACGCTCACGCAAAAGGGTCAGGGACCGCAGAGCCACGGTATCGTCAAGCTGGATATTTCCAATCTGAAAAGCGGTGACCGGGCGGGCTTTGGTGTCTTGGGGAAGGTGAATGCCAATGTTTTCGTGGAAGTGGATAGTGAAGGCGACAAATGGTTACGCAGCAGCTTCGAGAATCGGGGCGTCGGCCGTCACGATGGAGCGGTGCCCATCGCGGTGGAGGCTAATGCCATCTACCTGCGGACCGACCTAGACTTTGAAGAAGAAGTAGGAATCTGTTCCTACAGCTATGACGGTGTGACATGGACCCGCTTTGGCGGAATATTTACTCTGGGCTTCGATATTACGCACAGCACGTTTCAAGGCCAGAAGTATTCGATATTCTGTTACAACACGGAGACCGATTCCAGCGCTGGTTACGTAGATGTGGATTCTTTCGAACTGGGGGACGATGCGTCGGAACTGTCCATGCAGAGAGGAAGGGCCGTTCTTAACCAAGCGGGTACCACCTTCGTGGCGGACAATGGTCAGCTTATCCGTGGGCCGTTTGCCTCAACGGAGTGGGGTAATCCACCTCCGAGGGAAAACTTGGCGCAGCTGAAGGAACTTGGACTGAATGCAGTGCATCTCTACGGCGAAGTCTTTGATCCAGATTATCCCGCGGAGGGCAGTCAGGGGCCCGGCTATTCTGCTTCGCGAATGGATCAGATGGTGGAGATGACTCGCGAGCTGGGGCTTTACCTTGTCATCACGATTGGTAACGGAGCCAACAATGGTGATTACAATTACGACTACATTATCGATTTTTGGGATTTTTACGCGCCCCGCTACGCCGACGAAACGCACGTCATCTTCGAGATCCAAAACGAACCGGTGGCCTGGACGCCACCCTATTCTCAGTCGGTTCTCGAAATGGAGGTGGATGCCTATAATACGATACGTAGCCATGCCCCGGATACACCTGTGCTGCTAATGACTTACGCTGTATTTTCGAATTGGGAGGCGGCTCTGAGTGATCTTTCTAAAATACACGACGATATCGACTGGAGCAATGCAGCAGTCGCTTTTCATGGATATGCTGGGCATGAGGAAACCACTCCCGCATTGGAGAAGATGTTGGAAGCGGGCTACCCGATGTTCATGACGGAATTCACTACTTCGGAATGGGGGTATAGTTTGGATCACATCGATTTGGAGATGACGGCATCCCTGGAACGATTGGGGATCTCGTGGCTCAACTTTCTCCACGTCCCGCCCAACTTTATCAATGAAGCGATCAACGATCCAACCGCTTATTCTGATATCCTGAACCGCTCGGGACTCGGCTGGGTCCCGGACTTCGGAGAATGGCCCGTGCAGCGAGGCGTATTTGGAAACCAAGGACTGCCGCGCGAAACGGTTGGCGAATGGATAAACAACAAGCTTACGGGAACCCTGCGGGTAGAAGCGGAAGATTTCGATACCGGAGGTCAAGGCATTGCCTACAATGACTTGGACAACACGAACAATCATGGGGAGTATCGACCTGATGAAGGTGTGGATATCCGCAGTGTAAGTGACGGTGGAAGCGGGTTCGCGGTAAGGTCCGCGGAGCCGGGTGAGTGGCTCGAGTATACGGTTTTCGTTAAAGAGCCGGGGCTCTACGCTTTGAAGGTTCGTTATGCTGCGGTATCGAGTTCTACAATACGAATGGACTTCAATGGAATCGATGCCACGGGACCCATTGCGATGCCGAGCACTGGCGGCTCGAGTGTTTGGGGGACGGTTGAGTCTGTGGTATTCTTAGACTATGGTCAGCAGAAGGTTCGCACGGAGGTTGAGTCTGGCGGGATCGATCTGAATTGGTTTGAGTTGACGCCCGTATCGGACGGACCCGTCCCCGATGGAACTTACCGCTTCGTCAATCGAAAGAGCGGCCATTCGATTGGAGTTGACCTCGGTTCCTACGAGCTTGTGCAGGAAACCTACCAAGGGTCTGGCCAGGAGTGGCAACTCACGCATCTGGGAGCTGGCAACTATCATGTAAGGTGGGCGAACCAAAACTTGAAGTGGAGCGTGGGACTGGAGCAGGATAACGACGATCCGATGGAGGTGGTACCTTGGACGGACTTGCTGCGCAACCGGCGTGTGTTGATCACTCCATCGGCGGATGGATTTTTCAGACTCCGCAGCGCGGTGAGTGGATTAACGGTGGTTCCCATGGCCGCATCGGTTGATGAAGATGCGGCCGTGGTGCAATACGTATACGATGGAAGCGCGAGCCAGTTGTGGGCAATTCAGTCAGACGCTTCCGTTCCGTTTCCGCTAGGATTGAGCGTAGGCACTGTAGAGACGGGGAATCAATTGACATGGGGCGCAACTGAGGGTGCGAGCAGCTACAACGTGAAACGGTCGCCTGTATCCGGAGGGCCCTACACGGATATCGCCTCAGGCGTGACGCAGACGAGCTACGTGGATTCTGATGTGGAAGAGGGCGATGTTTGGTTTTATATCGTTAGCGCTCAGATCAACGGCGCCGAGAGCTTGGAGAGCGCGGAAGCGAAATCAAGTCCGCCGCTCCTCTACGCCAGTTTCGGCTTCGACGCGTCGAGCGGCACTTCGGTAGTCGATAGCTCCGTGAGTGGTTGGGAAGGTGCGCTTGCTGGAGATGCCAGTTGGGCCAGCGGGCGTGACGGAAACGCTGTTCAATTGCATGGCGGCGATGGGCATGTGCTCTTGCCTGAAGGCATCGTCAGTGAGCTAGATGAGATTACGATATCGACTTGGGCCTATCTTGACGAACGACATTTTTGGTCCCGGATTTTTGATTTCGGCTCTGGCACGGGCAATTACCTTTTTCTCACTCCCAACGGCGGAGGCGGCACGGTTCGTTTCGCTATCACCGACGGTTCGGGTGAGCAGGTGGTAGACGGTTCGGAACCCTTGCCGCTTGGGGAATGGCTGCACCTTGCGGTGACGATGAAGGGCTCGCTCGCTATTCTTTATGTCAACGGAGAGGAAGTCGGGCGCAACGGTGAGATGACTTTGAACCCTTCCAGCTTGGGTGTGACTAGCCAAAACTATATTGGGCGCTCGCAATGGCCTGACCCTTACCTTGAGGGGCGAGTTGATGATTTTCGGATTTATTCCAAGGCCTTGGATGCGGAGGGGGTAGTGGCGGTGATGCAGGAGGACGTGAGGCCTGAGCTCGATCCCGCGGAAGCGAATGCGGTTCGCTTTCTTTTCGACCAGTCGCATCTACGTATCACACTCAACAATACAATTTCAGGACGTCGTTATCAGGTCGAAAACAGCGAAACGCTCTTGGATTCTGACTGGGAGCCTGTCGGAACGCTCGAGACGGGAACGGGAGAGGCGCTTAATTGGAACATTCCTTTGGATTCCGACAAACCTGTGCTCTTTTATCGCTTGAGGATCGAGCGATAG
- a CDS encoding helix-turn-helix domain-containing protein, whose translation MNANSTSSTFVAHKPAHPLQAPFAISPLPPSNKRPPPEPTHQQGRTRQSPASRSKILVAAQYANQDFLQGIARFAKEHNWHLITDMLHTGVLPKRWDGDGILAFVPYQSDQPSFANGTKVPNVTVSLADDCRSIPRIEPNHFEIGKLAAKHLIEVGCQNFLWAPFIDDPQNQERFAGFRSALKAFGYPCGQLPPPHAKSFQPWQENWTEWRQSVLELLSKPQDRIGLFSFNDCLSGELLTIADEIGLCVPDQIAILGAGNETVECEASHVSLSSVDPNMEDMAYQAAALLSDLMDGKRCETECIRIAPRKVEARTSTEVSSRNNPRIHRAMTFIAENYSDPNLGVNPVSDALGISRRQLERDFRAEKGKTIREHIEETRMRAATRLLVERRDDTVEDIARRVGISSPGSFFRTFRKRYGLTPSEFRSGA comes from the coding sequence ATGAACGCAAACAGTACATCCTCTACTTTTGTCGCTCATAAGCCCGCCCACCCGCTTCAAGCGCCCTTCGCAATCAGCCCCCTGCCCCCCTCCAACAAGAGGCCGCCTCCCGAGCCCACTCACCAGCAGGGACGAACAAGACAGAGCCCCGCCAGTCGAAGTAAAATTTTAGTCGCGGCCCAGTACGCCAATCAAGACTTCCTGCAGGGCATCGCTCGTTTCGCCAAGGAACACAACTGGCACCTTATTACGGACATGCTGCACACCGGAGTGCTTCCCAAGCGATGGGATGGCGACGGGATTCTCGCCTTCGTTCCTTACCAATCCGATCAGCCCTCCTTCGCGAACGGCACCAAGGTGCCGAACGTGACCGTCAGCCTGGCCGACGATTGCCGCTCAATACCAAGAATTGAGCCTAACCACTTCGAAATCGGAAAACTCGCAGCAAAGCACCTAATCGAAGTAGGCTGCCAGAACTTCTTGTGGGCGCCCTTTATCGACGACCCTCAAAACCAAGAGCGTTTCGCAGGCTTTCGTTCAGCGCTCAAAGCCTTCGGATACCCCTGCGGCCAACTCCCTCCTCCCCACGCTAAATCATTCCAACCATGGCAAGAGAACTGGACAGAGTGGCGCCAGTCCGTACTAGAACTGCTTTCCAAGCCCCAAGACCGCATCGGCCTTTTCTCGTTCAATGACTGCCTTTCCGGGGAACTATTAACCATCGCCGACGAGATCGGACTATGCGTTCCAGACCAAATCGCCATCCTCGGGGCAGGAAACGAAACGGTCGAATGCGAGGCGTCCCACGTCAGTCTCTCGAGCGTCGACCCGAACATGGAAGACATGGCGTACCAAGCGGCCGCCCTGCTTTCCGATCTCATGGACGGCAAACGTTGCGAGACCGAATGCATCAGAATCGCTCCCAGGAAGGTGGAAGCAAGAACCAGCACTGAGGTATCTTCTCGAAACAATCCCCGTATCCATCGGGCCATGACATTCATTGCGGAAAATTATTCCGACCCTAACTTAGGCGTCAACCCCGTCTCCGACGCCCTGGGGATTTCTCGACGACAGCTCGAACGCGACTTCCGGGCGGAAAAAGGAAAAACCATTCGCGAGCACATCGAAGAGACGCGCATGAGGGCAGCTACCCGATTGCTCGTCGAGCGACGGGACGACACAGTAGAGGACATCGCCCGGCGCGTGGGCATTTCTTCGCCAGGAAGTTTCTTCAGGACTTTCCGCAAACGTTACGGCCTCACCCCCTCGGAGTTTCGCAGCGGAGCTTAG